The Nitratidesulfovibrio sp. SRB-5 genome includes a window with the following:
- a CDS encoding ABC transporter substrate-binding protein, translating to MKKTVLLVLALLLVLSGQAFAADTIKLGFVIPLTGDIPKVGEASKFAAEMLREEINGKGGLDVGGKKYKLEFVFEDNEAKPESAVNAMLKVIERDQVLAVVGPQSSKQAVPAGGVANDNETPMISPWSTNPDTTKGRPWVFRAAFLDPFQAPVVANFATKQFKAKKAAVLFDISNDYSKGLAEFFKAEWEKMHGAGSVVGMESHGTKDQDFSAQLTKVVAAKPDFIFLPENYNIVALIVKQARDLGYKGPFMGSDAWGSAELMDLCGKECVGQYFSTHYAAAGATGATKEFIDKYNNKYGYIPDDVAALTWDATRLVLQAIQSVGKVDSDTRKMRKAVRDAMVNIKSFDGITGKMSFDENRDPIKCAVVVKISEKGEFTFAESVCPK from the coding sequence CTGCTGGTGCTGTCGGGCCAGGCGTTCGCCGCCGACACCATCAAGCTCGGCTTCGTCATTCCCCTGACCGGTGACATCCCCAAGGTGGGCGAGGCCTCGAAGTTTGCCGCCGAAATGCTGCGCGAAGAAATCAACGGCAAGGGCGGCCTGGATGTGGGTGGCAAGAAGTACAAGCTCGAATTCGTGTTCGAGGACAACGAAGCCAAGCCCGAATCCGCCGTCAACGCCATGCTGAAGGTCATCGAGCGCGACCAAGTGCTGGCCGTGGTCGGCCCGCAGTCGTCCAAGCAGGCCGTGCCCGCCGGCGGCGTTGCCAACGACAACGAAACCCCGATGATCTCGCCCTGGTCCACCAACCCGGATACCACCAAGGGCCGCCCCTGGGTGTTCCGCGCCGCCTTCCTGGATCCCTTCCAGGCCCCCGTGGTGGCCAACTTCGCCACCAAGCAGTTCAAGGCCAAGAAGGCCGCCGTGCTGTTCGACATCTCCAACGACTACTCGAAGGGCCTTGCCGAGTTCTTCAAGGCGGAGTGGGAGAAGATGCACGGCGCCGGTTCCGTGGTGGGCATGGAATCGCACGGCACCAAGGACCAGGACTTCTCGGCCCAGCTGACCAAGGTCGTCGCCGCCAAGCCCGACTTCATCTTCCTGCCTGAGAACTACAACATCGTCGCCCTCATCGTGAAGCAGGCGCGCGACCTTGGCTACAAGGGTCCGTTCATGGGCTCCGACGCCTGGGGTTCCGCCGAGCTGATGGACCTGTGCGGCAAGGAATGCGTGGGCCAGTACTTCTCCACCCACTACGCCGCCGCTGGCGCCACCGGCGCCACCAAGGAATTCATCGACAAGTACAACAACAAGTACGGCTACATCCCCGACGACGTGGCCGCGCTGACCTGGGACGCCACCCGTCTCGTGCTTCAGGCCATCCAGAGCGTGGGCAAGGTTGACTCCGATACCCGCAAGATGCGCAAGGCCGTGCGCGACGCCATGGTCAACATCAAGAGCTTCGACGGCATCACCGGCAAGATGAGCTTCGACGAAAACCGCGACCCCATCAAGTGCGCCGTGGTCGTCAAGATCAGCGAGAAGGGCGAATTCACCTTCGCCGAATCGGTCTGCCCCAAGTAG